Part of the Paenibacillus guangzhouensis genome is shown below.
GTCATCAGGCCACAGTTAGTCGCGGGTAACCCGCCCGATTTTTTAGCGATTATGGATACGGAGCAAAGTGGGCTAATCGACTCCTTAGTGAAGGAAAAAGCTTTGTTAGACATTACGGATGTTTTTGAGAGCAAAGCATTGGACAAGAACCAGCTGCTGAAGGATATGGTTCTTCCAGGCATGTTGGAGAGCACCAGATTTTCCCCTTACCAAGACGGAAGAATCTATATGGCGCCATTTAATGCCGGGCCGATGGGGTTGATTTACAATAAAAATTTGTTTCGGGAAAAAGGGTGGAAGCTGCCGGAAACATGGGATGAATTCTTCGCATTGGAGAAGGAATTGAAGAAGGAAGAGAATGATGTTGTCGATGAGCATGGCAACAAGAAGAAGAGGGCCTTATTCACCTATCAAGGCATTTATCCCAATTACCTGGAGGAAATCATGTATCCATCCATTGCGAATGCGGGGGGCATGGACCATCTTAAACGCATTTTCGCCTATGAACCGGGTTCTTTCAAGACAAAAGAGGTAAAGAAGGTGCTCGATACATTCGCCAAGATTGGTACGAAAGGTTATTTAATGAACGGTACGGTAGCCTTGAACCATACGCAGTCACAGACCGATATGATGCTGGGGAAAGCTGTATTTATTGTCAATGCAACCTGGATGGAGAATGAAATGAAGAATTCGCCTCGAGAACCGGGCTTTGAATTCGGCATGATACCCGTTCCTGTATTTAATAAAGGGGATCAACGATATATTCTTACAAGCTACGAGCAATTTTCGATCCCAGCAAGGGCCAAAAATCCGGAGCTTGCCAAGACATTCCTGAAATTTCTGTACACCGATGCCTCCGTTAAACTATTTGCTGAGAAATCGAATGGGGTATATGCGCTTAAGGATGCCAAAGAGCTTTCCAAACCTTATTTATCGCCGGGCGTATATGAAATGTTCAGCGCGTATGATGGCGCAACGACGATTCTGCAAGATTGGAAGGCGCTTCCGAAGGGTTCGGATATCGATATGAAGACAGAATTGTTCAAGAAGACGATGACTCCGATCATGACGGGGAAGATGACGACGGATGAATGGATGGATAATGTCGAGAAGGTCTTTCGAAAAGCGCAAGCTGAGATGGCAGCTGGAAAACAAGAAGTGTCCCCCACGTCATAGTGACACAGGGGACGCTTTTTTATTTAGCTATTTCTTTTGGACTCGAATTGTCTAGGTTTATATTCGGAAGGCGAAATGCCGAAATGCTTCTTGAATAATCGGTTGAAGTAGAATTGATCGCTAATCCCGACCATAGCGGAGATCTCCTTCATATAATTGCTGCCCTGCATAATTAGCTCTGCGGCTTTATTCATTCTTACATTGTTGATATAGGTAATCAGGCTCGTCCCGACTTGTTCCTTAAACACGCGGCACAAATAATTTTCGCTGAAATTCACATGATCCGCGATCATTTCGAGCGTAATTTTATCTTGATAATGCGATTCGATATAATGAATAACGTCTTGTACTTCTTTTTTTAATATTGGCAGGGTGGAGACTTCCGACGATAAAGTTAAGCATTCGAACGCTTGCCATGTGGCTGTCAATAGCGCATCCATTGTCTTGCATTTGGCTATTTTTTTTCGATGGTGTTCATATTGTTCTGCGTCATGGACTTGAATTCTGCTCTCGCTTAATGGAATATAATCGAGGCACTTCATCATAAATTCTTTGACGGTATCCGGGTGAATTTGGTTACGCTTACATTTCTCAGCCAATGACTCAAGCTTATTTTTGATCGAATCTTTGCCATCCTTATGCCACTGCTGAATGATGGATATCGAGTAATCCACGTAGTTTGTTTGCCCCATCTCTAACGCAAATTTGATTACGCTTACATCAATCGCATGAAGATGATCATAAAAATTGATATTTAAGGCGTCCGTACATGCCCAATATTTCCGTCTTGCTTCATCATAGCCAACAATTTCTTGCGTATAGACAATAATCGGCTCTAATGAAATATACATTTCGATTAATTTGCGAATTTTGTTCATGAAATCGATCGGTTCCATCCGATGATTCTTTAGCTGCTGCGTGGAAATCAACGCAATAATACTGTTGGCTTCAACTTGAAATACCTCGATATCGTTGACCGTCTCAATGAGGTTGAGGATCGTATTCTCTATAAATGCAGCCGAAATATCGCTTTTTGCACGATGATCATCGGAAGGGTCCAAATCAAACGTGATATAGAACAGATAACAGGGGGTATCCCTTAAATGCAGTGCGATTTGTTTGTTTTGCAGAAAATGATTGATATCATAATACGTATCCGTAAAGTAATCTTTTAAAACGGAATTCTTGACGCTCTTCAGGTTGTTGCGCAGAAATTGGTCCTTCGCTTCTTGTTCTTGCAGGGTATGCTGCTCTTCTTGAAGAAGACTGGCTGTCTGTCGAAGCTGTGCGATCAGGTCATCCGTTTTGATGCTAATTTTGAGAATATAATCGACAGCGCCAAGCAGCAAGGCTTCACGCACAAGTTCATAATCCCCAAAGTTACTCGCTACAATAACCTTTCCTTTATAATTTTGCGCGTTGAGCTCTCTCATGAATTGAAGACCATCCATATTCGGCATTTTGAGATCCGTAATGATGATGTCTGGATGTAATTTGGCCACCAAATTCAAAGCCTCTTTCCCGTCAGATGCCGTTCCGCAGATCGGAAACCCGAGCTCATCCCAATTGATCATCGTTCGAAGGGCGATTTTAACAATCGGTTCATCATCGACTAGCAGCACATTAAACATTGTGAAGACCCCCTTGCCACCGTTTACTCTCGTCTAGGAATGATTATTTTGCAACAGGTACCTTTACCTATAGCACTAGAAATAAATAAGCCATATTCTTCTCCATAATAAAGCTTAATGCGTTCATTCACGTTCATGATCCCGATACCGGATAGTTTTTTATGATTATCATGTGCGTTATGAATGAGGCTTGTATCGAACCCTTTGCCATTGTCACTGATTTCAATATGAATCCATTGATCGACTTGCTGAACTTTGATTATTATCTCGATGGATTTGCCGTGATCGGATAAGCCATGAATAATCGCATTCTCAGCCACAGGCTGTAGAATCAATTTGGGGATGCGGCAGTTGACCAGTTCCTCGTCGATCTCATATTCAAATTGAAAGCTATCGGCATATCGGATTTTTTGTATTTCAAAATAATGAGTTAGATTATGGATCTCCTGTCCAATCGTAATTTCTTCATCTTGATCCAAGATCGTGCTGTGAAGCAATTCAGATAAAGAGCTAATGCCGTTGCTTAATACCGGAACCTGGTTAATGATGGCAAGCCAGCGCAACGTATTCAATGTATTAAATAGAAAGTGCGGATTGATCTGAGATTGAAGCATCTGAAGCTCGAGCTCACGCTTGCGCTTTTGATCTAGTTTCTGATTATGCATCAGTTTTTCGATTTCATCAACCATACTATTGATTTTGCGAGAGAGCACGCCCATTTCATCTTCATGCTGGTCTTGAATGCGATTCGAGAATTCGCCGTTTGAAATCTGATTGCTAAAGGCGATAATTTTCTTAATCGGTTTTACGATACTGTTGTTCATGAAATAAATGATGACGATACAGAAAATAACGATCATCATGCTGATCATGGTTATGCTGGTGGTAATCCTATTCGTCTCTGAATTAATGTACGAATACGGCATCATCGATACGAGATACCAGCCGATTTGCTCATTATAGATATAAGAAATTTGTTGATAGTTATGATTGACCTGCCCAGAAAATGAATGGCTGCCCTGTGCTTGCTGTTCCTTAATCTGATTGATAAGTTCGGGGTCTACATAAGATCCTCCGAGTGTAATCTCCTTGTCGCTCGCTGATAAAACGGTTCCATCGCGTCCCATGATCATGAGTTTCGAGCCGGTTCCCAAATCGACGCTAGATAGAATGTTTTTCGTGAATAGATCGTTACTGATGAAGACAAAGGCATATCCGATCTGGACTGAACTGTCATTCAGGGCATGTATTTTTCTTCCCAGAACAATGGTGTCATACGACCTTACGGTTTTGACGTAGGTCAGACCATCGTAAGGGGCATTCTTATCGACATCTTTTATTGCTTTCTCTAAGGCTTGACTACTGATGGTCTCGAATCCTAGTTCATAAAATAGATGATGGCTCGAATCCACGATACTTACGTTCACCACGTGAGATGGAAAGATCGTCCTGAATATGTCATCCATTGCTGCTTCTTTGGCATTCTCATCGACTTCTTGATGCGCAGCTCCTTTGGACAGGTTCTCTTGAACAAATTCATTCGTCGAGATTGATCCACAGAGATATTGATAGTTCTGGAGCTCGGCAAGTAAATTTTTATTGACTAAGGTAACGGCCTGATAGGTAGATTTGCTAAGTTTATCGCTAATGGATTCCGAGTAAATCTGATAAGCATAATATCCAAGGAAGATGATGGGAATAACGGAAACGACGATGAAGGTTCCGATGAGTCGATACTGGATTTTAAATTTACGTAACATAGAATAGCCCCTTCGATTTGCTAAGTTCATACTACCATAGGATGCGTCGATCGCCTGTACATCTTATTTTAATTGGATAGGATCGTCCATACATTGCATAATATCGTCTATCGGGTCATGGGCATCATCGAAATGATATATTGACAATCTATACTATTTTTATTATCCTTTAAAAACGCTAATGAATTTCATATCCATTTTCGTATAACTCCAATAATATGGTTTGGAGGTCTCTACCAGGAACCGAAATTCCTGATTACGAAGAAAGTACAAGCTTTGTATTTTCTCCGTAATTAGGAATTTTTTTTGTTTCAACGGACATGCGGATTAGCCGTATAACGTTCGTATGCCGTCGGTACTTGCTGATGGAATGCGATCTTTATATAAAATTTACATAAAAGGAGAACGAACTGCATGAAGAAATTTGCTCCAAAGCGTTATGTCGGACTGTTGCTCACATTCATGTTATGTGCCACGGCTCTCATCACGCCTCTCTCCGGTAACAATGTTCAAGCCGCAGAGGCTGAACCGGACACAACCATAACACTACTCGGCACGTCGGATATCCATGGAAGATTTATGCCTTGGGATTATGCGCTCGACGGTCCGAACAAGACGGGCAGCTTGACGCAGCTGTACACGATTGTCAAAAAGGTCCGTGAAGAGAATCCGAATACGATATTGCTGGATGCAGGAGACATGATACAAGATAACTCGGCAGAGTTGTTTAATGATCAACCGAAGTCTCCGATGATGGTAGCGATGAATGAGATGAACTATGACGCATGGGTCATGGGGAATCACGAGTTCAATTTCGGGCTGGATGTGCTAGAGAAAATCTCCTCGCAATTTAAGGGGCAGCCTTTAGTTGGAAACGTTCTCAAAGAGAATGGCGACCGATACATGCCGGCTTATACCATTATTGAGAAGGCTGGGGTCAAAGTTGGCATTATCGGTATGAATACACCGATGATTACGGAGTTTGAAAAGGGAACCGACCACTTAGACGGCATTATCGTGAAGGATCCTGTGGAAGAAACAAAAAAAGCGATCGCTGAGCTAAAAGGCAAGGTTGATGTCATTGTTGGTCTCATGCATATGGGACTCGATAATGAGAATGGAAAACCAGGTACCGGCGTAACGGATATCGCGAATGCGAATCCCGAACTAACTGCTATTTTCGCCGGACATATGCATACCTTGGTTGAATCGAAAACGGTGAACGGCGTGCTGATCTCTGAACCGAATAAATATGGATCGCATATTTCGCGTATCGACCTGAAGTTCACGAAACAAGGGGATAAAGTGGTACTGAAAGACAAACAAGCCACGGCTCTGGCAGTAAAATCCCCAGACGGTTCGTTTGAGGAATCAGATAGCGGGCTAGAGGGCATTTTACAGCCATTCCACGAGTTTGCGCGTGCGGATGCGAATACCGTTGTCGCTGAACTGAAGGGAACCAACCTTGTCCCATCCAATGAAATCAAAGGCATTCCTGCCGTTCAAATTCAAGAGACGCCGTTATCGGACTTCTTCAGCGAAGTGATGCTCCACTACAGCAAGGCCGATGTCGTCGCGCATCAGATTGATAATGATAAGGCGAAACTAGATGTTGGGCCGATCAAGAAAAAAGATATTGCTTACAATTATCAATACGCGCTTGGCGAAGTGACGGTGTACCAAGTAACAGGTAAGGACTTAAAAGACTATATGGAATGGGCCGTAGGTTATTTTAACTCGACGCGTCCAGGCGATGTAACGGTCAGCTTCGATTCTAAGCGACGTGCCTCGAAATACAGCACCAATGATTTCTTTGGCGGCGTATCTTATGACATTGATTTGTCCGAGCCTTATGGCAGCAGGATTAAGAACCTGAAGTATGCGAATGGCACTTTCGTGAAGGCAGACGATACGCTGAAGCTTGGTATGAACGCCTACCGCATGGAGGCGCTGAGAGCGAAAGGCGGCGCGCTGGAAGGTAGAACATTCAAGCAGCTCTGGTCTTCCAAAGATGCTACGGCCTATGGTGAAGATAAGGGTACCATTCGCAATCTCTCGATCGCTTATTTGAAAGATGTCAAAAAGGGCGTATACGAACCAACGATCCGTCATAACTGGAAAGTAACGGGCGTCGATACGACGGCACCAGCACGCGCAGATGTTGTGGAGCTAATCAATGATGGTATTCTATCGGTTCCAACAACGGAAGATGGCAAATATACCAATATCGCTTCCATTAACATTCTAGATGCGGTAACACAAGAAGAAATCACTGCGCTCTCTACCAAAGCGAATGTAGACCAAGCGTTGTTCTCTGGTGTAAAAACCAAAGGCGATTTCTATCAAAAGCTGAATCAAGCGAGAAAAGTTTCGAATGTTGTGGTTGAAGAACAACCTAAACCTAGCAAACCTGTCGTCGTTGAAGAGCCAGCTACACCAGAACAAGTTACACCTGTACAAGAGCCTACGGGTAAAACAGAGAAACTAGCTAAAGTGACAGCTCATTTCTTGAATGTACGGGCTAACGCCTCATCCACAGCAAAAATTTATACAGCCGTACCTAAGGGTACCGTCTTGAAGGTATTAAGCACCAATAAGTATGGATGGGTGAAGATTAACTTGAACGGCAAAGAAGCCTATGTGTATGGACAATATGTAAACATGTTGCCTTAATTCTAGCTGTA
Proteins encoded:
- a CDS encoding sensor histidine kinase, with protein sequence MLRKFKIQYRLIGTFIVVSVIPIIFLGYYAYQIYSESISDKLSKSTYQAVTLVNKNLLAELQNYQYLCGSISTNEFVQENLSKGAAHQEVDENAKEAAMDDIFRTIFPSHVVNVSIVDSSHHLFYELGFETISSQALEKAIKDVDKNAPYDGLTYVKTVRSYDTIVLGRKIHALNDSSVQIGYAFVFISNDLFTKNILSSVDLGTGSKLMIMGRDGTVLSASDKEITLGGSYVDPELINQIKEQQAQGSHSFSGQVNHNYQQISYIYNEQIGWYLVSMMPYSYINSETNRITTSITMISMMIVIFCIVIIYFMNNSIVKPIKKIIAFSNQISNGEFSNRIQDQHEDEMGVLSRKINSMVDEIEKLMHNQKLDQKRKRELELQMLQSQINPHFLFNTLNTLRWLAIINQVPVLSNGISSLSELLHSTILDQDEEITIGQEIHNLTHYFEIQKIRYADSFQFEYEIDEELVNCRIPKLILQPVAENAIIHGLSDHGKSIEIIIKVQQVDQWIHIEISDNGKGFDTSLIHNAHDNHKKLSGIGIMNVNERIKLYYGEEYGLFISSAIGKGTCCKIIIPRRE
- a CDS encoding response regulator transcription factor produces the protein MFNVLLVDDEPIVKIALRTMINWDELGFPICGTASDGKEALNLVAKLHPDIIITDLKMPNMDGLQFMRELNAQNYKGKVIVASNFGDYELVREALLLGAVDYILKISIKTDDLIAQLRQTASLLQEEQHTLQEQEAKDQFLRNNLKSVKNSVLKDYFTDTYYDINHFLQNKQIALHLRDTPCYLFYITFDLDPSDDHRAKSDISAAFIENTILNLIETVNDIEVFQVEANSIIALISTQQLKNHRMEPIDFMNKIRKLIEMYISLEPIIVYTQEIVGYDEARRKYWACTDALNINFYDHLHAIDVSVIKFALEMGQTNYVDYSISIIQQWHKDGKDSIKNKLESLAEKCKRNQIHPDTVKEFMMKCLDYIPLSESRIQVHDAEQYEHHRKKIAKCKTMDALLTATWQAFECLTLSSEVSTLPILKKEVQDVIHYIESHYQDKITLEMIADHVNFSENYLCRVFKEQVGTSLITYINNVRMNKAAELIMQGSNYMKEISAMVGISDQFYFNRLFKKHFGISPSEYKPRQFESKRNS
- a CDS encoding carbohydrate ABC transporter substrate-binding protein, which gives rise to MRKRVGLLLVMILIMGLIGLSKYFISMHDRPAPTTDSLADFNNKELSIAVFQGGYGPEYWEEVIAMFEKAYPGVKVNLTISPRIADVIRPQLVAGNPPDFLAIMDTEQSGLIDSLVKEKALLDITDVFESKALDKNQLLKDMVLPGMLESTRFSPYQDGRIYMAPFNAGPMGLIYNKNLFREKGWKLPETWDEFFALEKELKKEENDVVDEHGNKKKRALFTYQGIYPNYLEEIMYPSIANAGGMDHLKRIFAYEPGSFKTKEVKKVLDTFAKIGTKGYLMNGTVALNHTQSQTDMMLGKAVFIVNATWMENEMKNSPREPGFEFGMIPVPVFNKGDQRYILTSYEQFSIPARAKNPELAKTFLKFLYTDASVKLFAEKSNGVYALKDAKELSKPYLSPGVYEMFSAYDGATTILQDWKALPKGSDIDMKTELFKKTMTPIMTGKMTTDEWMDNVEKVFRKAQAEMAAGKQEVSPTS
- a CDS encoding 5'-nucleotidase C-terminal domain-containing protein; protein product: MKKFAPKRYVGLLLTFMLCATALITPLSGNNVQAAEAEPDTTITLLGTSDIHGRFMPWDYALDGPNKTGSLTQLYTIVKKVREENPNTILLDAGDMIQDNSAELFNDQPKSPMMVAMNEMNYDAWVMGNHEFNFGLDVLEKISSQFKGQPLVGNVLKENGDRYMPAYTIIEKAGVKVGIIGMNTPMITEFEKGTDHLDGIIVKDPVEETKKAIAELKGKVDVIVGLMHMGLDNENGKPGTGVTDIANANPELTAIFAGHMHTLVESKTVNGVLISEPNKYGSHISRIDLKFTKQGDKVVLKDKQATALAVKSPDGSFEESDSGLEGILQPFHEFARADANTVVAELKGTNLVPSNEIKGIPAVQIQETPLSDFFSEVMLHYSKADVVAHQIDNDKAKLDVGPIKKKDIAYNYQYALGEVTVYQVTGKDLKDYMEWAVGYFNSTRPGDVTVSFDSKRRASKYSTNDFFGGVSYDIDLSEPYGSRIKNLKYANGTFVKADDTLKLGMNAYRMEALRAKGGALEGRTFKQLWSSKDATAYGEDKGTIRNLSIAYLKDVKKGVYEPTIRHNWKVTGVDTTAPARADVVELINDGILSVPTTEDGKYTNIASINILDAVTQEEITALSTKANVDQALFSGVKTKGDFYQKLNQARKVSNVVVEEQPKPSKPVVVEEPATPEQVTPVQEPTGKTEKLAKVTAHFLNVRANASSTAKIYTAVPKGTVLKVLSTNKYGWVKINLNGKEAYVYGQYVNMLP